A region from the Ptychodera flava strain L36383 chromosome 12, AS_Pfla_20210202, whole genome shotgun sequence genome encodes:
- the LOC139145264 gene encoding sulfotransferase 1B1-like: MFEKPVKVVYVVRNPKDVVVSDFHHCIYDPYEEPFKWEEFLSVFLTNKYKTYTGEWGSHVIPWWKKRDDPNILFIKYEDMIKDLGRCVRKIASFLQQDHLTEEQIMKTVKLCTFENMKQNPVDRKDHLVLNLWKSDVSKNPFIRKGKVGGWKEYFTVAQNEEFDQVYKKWIGDSGLEMEFELE; this comes from the exons ATGTTCGAAAAACCTGTGAAG GTAGTTTACGTCGTCCGAAATCCCAAAGATGTTGTCGTGTCGGATTTCCACCACTGTATATACGACCCTTATGAAGAACCATTCAAGTGGGAAGAATTTCTATCTGTGTTTCTTACTAACAAATATAAAA CGTACACTGGTGAGTGGGGAAGCCATGTTATTCCATGGTGGAAGAAACGTGATGACCCAAACATTCTTTTTATCAAATACGAAGATATGATTAAG GATCTTGGCAGATGTGTCAGGAAAATTGCCTCTTTCCTGCAACAAGATCACCTGACCGAGGAACAAATAATGAAGACAGTGAAACTCTGCACTTTTGAGAACATGAAACAAAACCCTGTCGACCGTAAAGACCACCTTGTGTTGAATCTATGGAAAAGTGACGTTTCCAAAAACCCCTTTATCAGGAAAG GTAAAGTTGGCGGCTGGAAGGAGTATTTTACTGTAGCACAGAATGAAGAGTTCGATCAAGTTTACAAGAAGTGGATTGGAGACAGTGGACTTGAAATGGAATTTGAGCTTGAATAG